From the Burkholderia ubonensis genome, one window contains:
- a CDS encoding permease, producing MTTTRTQPNPALGWMTFLLIAVAGLFYVKWFPYYNKAFLAAEHHSIGQSILMGAASAPPEPSLKAALDYAWAYGKAIWQAMVLGLLLGSAVQALLPAHWVARVLGKTGFGSVAAGGLLSLPGMMCTCCAAPVVAGLRERHASPGGAVAFWLGNTVLNPAALVFMGFVLGWHWSALRLVLGIAMVFGIGYLLNRLARPDDRSIDDTRLAALVAEQAAAGNAFARWMKILARMTVRLVPEYLVLVLLLGAARAWLFPHIGPDIGNHVGWIVAFAVAGALFVIPTAGEVPIIQAMLSLGMGVGPAAALLMTLPPISVPSLAMLARAFRPATLALVTALVVAFGIASGLLAIALGF from the coding sequence ATGACAACCACACGCACTCAACCGAATCCGGCGCTCGGCTGGATGACCTTCCTGCTGATCGCGGTCGCAGGCCTGTTCTACGTGAAATGGTTTCCGTACTACAACAAGGCGTTCCTGGCCGCCGAGCATCATTCGATCGGCCAGTCGATCCTGATGGGGGCGGCGTCGGCGCCGCCCGAGCCGTCGCTGAAGGCCGCGCTCGACTACGCGTGGGCGTACGGCAAGGCGATCTGGCAGGCGATGGTGCTCGGCCTGCTGCTCGGCTCGGCGGTGCAGGCGCTGCTGCCCGCGCACTGGGTCGCGCGCGTGCTCGGTAAGACGGGCTTCGGCAGCGTCGCCGCGGGCGGCCTGCTGTCGCTGCCGGGCATGATGTGCACCTGCTGCGCGGCGCCCGTCGTCGCGGGCCTGCGCGAGCGGCATGCGTCGCCGGGCGGCGCGGTGGCGTTCTGGCTCGGCAATACGGTGCTGAACCCGGCCGCGCTGGTGTTCATGGGCTTCGTGCTCGGCTGGCACTGGAGCGCGCTGCGGCTCGTGCTCGGCATCGCGATGGTGTTCGGGATCGGCTATCTGCTGAACCGGCTCGCGCGCCCGGACGACCGCAGCATCGACGACACGCGGCTCGCCGCGCTGGTGGCCGAGCAGGCCGCGGCCGGCAACGCGTTCGCGCGCTGGATGAAAATCCTCGCGCGGATGACCGTGCGGCTCGTGCCCGAATACCTCGTGCTCGTGCTGCTGCTCGGCGCGGCGCGCGCATGGCTGTTCCCGCATATCGGCCCGGACATCGGCAACCATGTCGGCTGGATCGTCGCGTTCGCGGTCGCGGGCGCGCTGTTCGTGATTCCGACGGCGGGCGAGGTGCCGATCATCCAGGCGATGCTGTCGCTCGGCATGGGCGTCGGCCCGGCCGCCGCGCTGCTGATGACGCTGCCGCCGATCAGCGTGCCGTCGCTCGCGATGCTTGCGCGCGCGTTCCGGCCGGCCACGCTCGCGCTCGTCACGGCGCTCGTCGTCGCGTTCGGCATCGCGAGCGGGCTGCTCGCGATCGCGCTGGGGTTCTGA
- the nodI gene encoding nodulation factor ABC transporter ATP-binding protein NodI produces the protein MSVAPIDFQNVEKRYGGKLVVNGLSFRVHAGECYGLLGPNGAGKTTTLKMLLGITYPDAGAISLCGEPVPARARRARQRVGVVPQFDNLDPDFTVRENLLVFSRYFGVSAHDARALVPSLLAFAKLGNKADAKVSELSGGMKRRLTLARALVNDPDVLVLDEPTTGLDPQARHLMWERLRSLLAHGKTILITTHFMEEAERLCDRLCVIEEGRKIAEGAPHALIESEIGCDVIEIYGADPAALRDELAAFAERTEISGETLFCYVSDPDPLNARLKGRAGLRYLHRPANLEDVFLRLTGREMQD, from the coding sequence ATGTCCGTCGCACCGATCGATTTCCAGAACGTCGAAAAGCGCTATGGCGGCAAGCTCGTCGTCAACGGCCTGTCCTTTCGCGTCCATGCCGGCGAATGCTACGGCCTGCTCGGGCCGAACGGCGCCGGCAAGACCACGACGCTGAAGATGCTGCTCGGCATCACGTATCCGGACGCCGGTGCGATCTCGCTATGCGGCGAACCGGTTCCGGCGCGCGCGCGCCGGGCGCGCCAGCGGGTCGGCGTCGTGCCGCAATTCGACAATCTCGACCCGGATTTCACGGTTCGCGAGAATTTGCTGGTGTTCAGCCGCTATTTCGGCGTGTCGGCACACGACGCCCGCGCGCTGGTGCCGTCGCTGCTCGCGTTCGCGAAGCTCGGGAACAAGGCGGACGCGAAGGTCAGCGAGCTGTCGGGCGGCATGAAGCGGCGGCTGACGCTCGCGCGCGCGCTCGTCAACGACCCCGACGTGCTGGTGCTCGACGAGCCGACGACCGGCCTCGACCCGCAGGCGCGGCACCTGATGTGGGAGCGGCTGCGCTCGCTGCTCGCGCACGGCAAGACGATCCTGATCACCACGCATTTCATGGAAGAAGCCGAGCGCCTGTGCGACCGCCTGTGCGTGATCGAGGAAGGTCGCAAGATCGCCGAAGGCGCGCCGCATGCGCTGATCGAATCGGAAATCGGCTGCGACGTGATCGAGATCTACGGCGCCGATCCGGCCGCGCTGCGCGACGAGCTGGCCGCCTTCGCGGAACGCACCGAGATCAGCGGCGAGACGCTGTTCTGCTACGTGAGCGACCCCGATCCGCTCAATGCTCGACTCAAGGGCCGCGCCGGATTGCGCTATCTGCATCGCCCCGCCAATCTGGAAGACGTGTTCCTGCGGCTGACCGGCCGCGAGATGCAGGACTGA
- a CDS encoding universal stress protein, with amino-acid sequence MASYNKILLCYDGTLEGRKALRCGANLALDLKAETHLLSVVDMRSSIAQSAGLLTDVACGRFEETAREILQEGVDWLRERGLQAEGHFAFGYPIDEIANLAAELKVDLIVVGHRCRSGLSRWWMGSGNTQLLDRVNCSILVACSSAEEQKAEIAREREAATASGK; translated from the coding sequence ATGGCTAGCTACAACAAGATTCTGCTGTGTTATGACGGCACGCTCGAGGGACGCAAGGCATTGCGCTGCGGTGCCAATCTCGCGCTGGACCTGAAGGCCGAGACGCACCTGCTGTCCGTCGTCGACATGCGTTCGAGCATTGCGCAAAGCGCCGGATTGTTGACCGATGTCGCGTGTGGCCGCTTCGAGGAAACGGCGCGCGAAATCCTGCAGGAAGGCGTGGACTGGCTGCGCGAACGCGGATTGCAGGCGGAAGGGCATTTCGCGTTCGGCTACCCGATCGACGAGATTGCCAACCTCGCCGCGGAACTGAAGGTCGACCTGATCGTGGTCGGGCACCGCTGCCGCAGCGGGTTGTCGAGATGGTGGATGGGCTCGGGCAATACGCAACTGCTCGACCGCGTGAACTGCAGCATCCTGGTGGCGTGCTCGTCCGCCGAAGAGCAGAAGGCCGAAATCGCACGCGAGCGCGAGGCGGCTACCGCGAGCGGTAAATAG
- the mnmH gene encoding tRNA 2-selenouridine(34) synthase MnmH — protein MKNLIVTLDRAGEFDEIIDVRTPLEFAEDHIPGALNAPVLSNEERVLVGTMYRQVSPYEATRVGAAMAARNIARHLDTTFADRPRNWRPLVYCWRGGKRSGSMTVMFNMIGWQARQLDGGYKSYRRAVCEALDTLPTRFRYIALVGHTGCGKTRLLQALADVGAQTLDLEALACHRGSLLGALPGVPQPSQKMFDTRLVETLRRFDPARPVFVESESRKIGLVQLPLALLQAFHAGPWVQVDAARNERIAFLLDDYGHLFDTPDAFKAQLTRLIGLHSREEVAHWSALIDADARADLFRALIDRHYDPAYARTYRSSYDRPNRVLTFTFRPNAADARDQARALLDALAQAGLPASPAGDAAARADTNTDTHNNATTPTR, from the coding sequence TTGAAGAACCTGATTGTCACCCTCGATCGCGCCGGCGAGTTCGACGAGATCATCGACGTGCGCACGCCGCTCGAGTTTGCCGAGGACCACATCCCCGGCGCGCTCAACGCGCCCGTGCTGAGCAACGAAGAGCGCGTGCTCGTCGGCACGATGTACCGCCAGGTGTCGCCGTACGAGGCGACGCGCGTCGGCGCGGCGATGGCCGCGCGCAACATCGCGCGCCACCTCGACACGACGTTCGCCGACCGGCCGCGCAACTGGCGGCCGCTGGTTTATTGCTGGCGCGGCGGCAAGCGCTCGGGGTCGATGACCGTGATGTTCAACATGATCGGCTGGCAGGCGCGCCAGCTCGACGGAGGCTACAAGTCGTACCGCCGCGCGGTGTGTGAGGCGCTCGATACGCTGCCGACGCGTTTCCGCTATATCGCGCTCGTCGGCCATACCGGCTGCGGCAAGACGCGTCTGTTGCAGGCGCTGGCCGATGTTGGCGCGCAGACGCTCGATCTCGAGGCGCTCGCGTGCCACCGCGGTTCGCTGCTCGGCGCGCTGCCGGGCGTTCCGCAGCCGTCGCAGAAGATGTTCGACACGCGGCTCGTCGAGACGCTCCGGCGCTTCGATCCGGCGCGGCCTGTCTTCGTCGAATCCGAGAGCCGCAAGATCGGGCTCGTGCAATTGCCGCTCGCGCTGCTGCAGGCATTCCACGCGGGGCCGTGGGTGCAGGTCGACGCGGCGCGCAACGAGCGCATCGCGTTCCTGCTCGACGATTACGGCCATCTGTTCGACACGCCTGACGCGTTCAAGGCGCAGCTCACGCGACTGATCGGCCTGCACAGCCGCGAAGAAGTCGCGCACTGGAGCGCGCTGATCGACGCCGATGCGCGCGCCGACCTGTTCCGCGCGCTGATCGACCGGCATTACGATCCGGCGTATGCGCGGACCTATCGTTCGTCGTACGACAGACCGAACCGCGTGCTGACGTTCACGTTCCGGCCGAACGCAGCGGACGCGCGCGATCAGGCGCGCGCGCTGCTCGATGCGCTCGCGCAGGCCGGCCTGCCGGCATCGCCCGCGGGCGATGCGGCGGCGCGTGCCGATACCAATACCGATACCCACAACAACGCAACGACTCCCACACGATGA
- a CDS encoding sulfate ABC transporter substrate-binding protein, with amino-acid sequence MVKRNTGLAGGARRLIATFALGAAAALGVVAQAHADTTFLNVSYDPTRELYQDFNQAFGKEWKAKTGETVNFKQSHGGSGAQARSVLDGLQADVVTLALAYDIDALANKGLVSKDWQKRLPDNASPYTSTIVFLVRKGNPKGIKDWDDLTKPGVSIVTPNPKTSGGARWNYLAAWAYAVHKPGGSEQAAKDFVTKLYKNAGVLDSGARGATTSFVQRGIGDVLIAWENEAFLSIKEFGADKFEIVVPSVSILAEPPVAIVDKVVDKKGSRKLAEAYLNYLYSPQGQEIAARNYYRPRSKNVPAELTKQFPKLKLYTVDDTFGGWTNAQKTHFADGGVFDSIYKPQ; translated from the coding sequence ATGGTGAAGCGCAATACGGGACTGGCGGGCGGGGCGCGCCGCTTGATCGCAACCTTCGCGCTGGGCGCGGCCGCGGCGCTGGGCGTCGTCGCGCAGGCGCATGCCGATACGACTTTCCTGAACGTGTCGTACGACCCGACGCGCGAGCTGTATCAGGACTTCAACCAGGCGTTCGGCAAGGAATGGAAGGCGAAGACGGGCGAGACCGTCAACTTCAAGCAGTCGCACGGCGGCTCGGGCGCGCAGGCGCGCTCGGTGCTCGACGGGCTGCAGGCCGACGTCGTGACGCTCGCGCTCGCGTACGACATCGACGCGCTCGCGAACAAGGGGCTCGTCAGCAAGGACTGGCAGAAGCGCCTGCCCGACAACGCGTCGCCGTACACGTCGACGATCGTGTTCCTCGTGCGCAAGGGCAATCCGAAGGGCATCAAGGACTGGGACGACCTGACGAAGCCGGGCGTGTCGATCGTCACGCCGAACCCGAAGACCTCGGGCGGCGCGCGCTGGAACTATCTCGCCGCGTGGGCGTACGCGGTGCACAAGCCGGGCGGCAGCGAGCAGGCCGCGAAGGACTTCGTCACGAAGCTCTACAAGAACGCGGGCGTGCTCGACTCGGGCGCGCGAGGCGCGACGACGAGCTTCGTGCAGCGCGGCATCGGCGACGTGCTGATCGCATGGGAGAACGAGGCGTTCCTGTCGATCAAGGAATTCGGCGCCGACAAGTTCGAGATCGTCGTGCCGTCGGTGAGCATCCTGGCCGAGCCGCCGGTCGCGATCGTCGACAAGGTGGTCGACAAGAAGGGCTCGCGCAAGCTCGCCGAGGCGTACCTGAACTACCTGTACAGCCCGCAGGGCCAGGAGATCGCCGCGCGCAACTATTACCGGCCGCGCTCGAAGAACGTGCCGGCGGAGCTGACGAAGCAGTTTCCGAAGCTGAAGCTGTACACGGTCGACGACACGTTCGGCGGCTGGACGAATGCGCAGAAGACGCATTTCGCCGACGGCGGCGTGTTCGATTCGATCTACAAGCCGCAGTGA
- a CDS encoding sulfate/molybdate ABC transporter ATP-binding protein, producing the protein MGITVSHLHKRFGDFTALDNVSLDFPAGELVALLGPSGCGKTTLLRVIAGLEHADAGQVVLQGQDVASVGARERQVGFVFQHYALFRHMTVFENVAFGLRVKPRRERPSEAVIRDKVHELLKLVQLDWLAQRYPSELSGGQRQRIALARALAVEPKVLLLDEPFGALDAKVRKELRGWLRRLHDDLHISTIFVTHDQEEALEVADRIVVLNHGRVEQVGSPQDVYDHPQSAFVYEFLGAANRLPGTVAEHGFVAEGAAAPIAVDADFAGPAHAYVRPHDLQLRPAGDQQSGIAVDVRRVVPLGGSVRVELEARTGGALEAELDRDAWQALALRVGDGATAVPRAVRVFPAR; encoded by the coding sequence ATGGGCATCACCGTCAGTCATCTGCACAAGCGCTTCGGCGATTTCACCGCGCTCGACAACGTCTCGCTCGACTTTCCTGCGGGCGAGCTCGTCGCGCTGCTCGGGCCGTCGGGCTGCGGCAAGACCACGCTGCTGCGCGTGATCGCGGGCCTCGAGCACGCGGACGCGGGGCAGGTCGTGCTGCAGGGCCAGGACGTCGCGTCGGTCGGCGCGCGCGAGCGCCAGGTCGGCTTCGTGTTCCAGCACTACGCGCTGTTTCGCCACATGACCGTGTTCGAGAACGTCGCGTTCGGGCTGCGCGTGAAGCCGCGCCGCGAGCGGCCGTCGGAGGCCGTGATCCGCGACAAGGTGCACGAGCTGCTGAAGCTCGTGCAGCTCGACTGGCTCGCGCAGCGCTATCCGTCGGAGCTGTCGGGCGGCCAGCGGCAGCGCATCGCGCTCGCCCGGGCGCTCGCGGTCGAGCCGAAGGTGCTGCTGCTCGACGAGCCGTTCGGCGCGCTCGACGCGAAAGTCCGCAAGGAGCTGCGCGGCTGGCTGCGCCGCCTGCACGACGACCTGCACATCTCGACGATCTTCGTCACGCACGACCAGGAGGAGGCGCTGGAAGTCGCGGACCGCATCGTCGTGCTGAACCACGGCCGCGTCGAGCAGGTCGGCAGCCCGCAGGACGTCTACGATCATCCGCAGAGCGCCTTCGTCTACGAATTCCTCGGCGCGGCGAACCGGCTGCCGGGCACGGTCGCCGAACACGGCTTCGTCGCCGAGGGCGCGGCCGCGCCGATCGCGGTCGACGCCGATTTCGCCGGGCCGGCGCATGCGTACGTGCGCCCGCACGACCTGCAGCTGCGGCCGGCCGGAGACCAGCAGAGCGGCATCGCGGTGGACGTGCGCCGCGTCGTGCCGCTCGGCGGCTCGGTGCGCGTCGAGCTGGAGGCGCGCACGGGCGGCGCGCTCGAGGCGGAACTCGATCGCGACGCGTGGCAGGCGCTCGCGCTGCGGGTGGGCGACGGCGCGACGGCCGTGCCGCGCGCGGTGCGCGTGTTTCCCGCGCGCTGA
- the cysT gene encoding sulfate ABC transporter permease subunit CysT: protein MTTYTFRKPSALPGFGVTLGITVAYLSLVVLIPLAATFLKTATLSWDQFIAAVASPRVLASYRLTFSAALGGALINAVFGFLVAWVLVRYTFPFKRVVDAIVDLPFALPTSVAGISLAAVYAANGWVGQYLAPFGIKIAFTPLGVLVALTFIGLPFVVRTVQPVLEDFEREQEEAAACLGASRWLTFRRVVLPAVLPALLTGFALAFARALGEYGSVIFIAGNVPMKSEITSLLIITKLEQYDYAGATALAVVMLVVSFVMLLLINTLQWYLQRRTSRAASSGRAASAPATAATAAAGGQR from the coding sequence ATGACGACGTACACCTTTCGCAAGCCGAGCGCGCTGCCCGGCTTCGGCGTGACGCTCGGCATCACGGTGGCCTATTTGAGCCTCGTGGTGCTGATTCCGCTTGCCGCCACGTTCCTGAAGACCGCGACGCTCTCGTGGGACCAGTTCATCGCGGCCGTCGCGTCGCCGCGCGTGCTCGCGTCGTACCGGCTGACGTTCTCGGCGGCGCTGGGCGGCGCGCTGATCAACGCGGTGTTCGGCTTTCTCGTCGCGTGGGTGCTCGTGCGCTACACGTTCCCGTTCAAGCGCGTCGTCGATGCGATCGTCGACTTGCCGTTCGCGTTGCCGACGTCAGTCGCCGGCATTTCGCTCGCCGCCGTCTACGCGGCCAACGGCTGGGTCGGCCAGTATCTCGCGCCGTTCGGCATCAAGATCGCGTTCACGCCGCTCGGCGTGCTGGTCGCGCTGACCTTCATCGGGCTGCCGTTCGTCGTGCGCACCGTGCAGCCGGTGCTCGAGGATTTCGAGCGCGAGCAGGAGGAGGCCGCCGCGTGCCTCGGCGCGTCGCGCTGGCTGACGTTCCGCCGCGTCGTGCTGCCGGCCGTGCTGCCGGCGCTCCTGACCGGTTTCGCGCTCGCGTTCGCGCGCGCGCTCGGCGAATACGGCTCGGTGATTTTCATCGCCGGCAACGTGCCGATGAAGTCCGAGATCACGTCGCTCCTGATCATCACGAAGCTCGAGCAGTACGACTACGCGGGCGCGACCGCGCTCGCGGTCGTGATGCTCGTCGTGTCGTTCGTGATGCTGCTGCTGATCAACACGCTGCAGTGGTATCTGCAGCGCCGCACGAGCCGCGCCGCATCGTCCGGCCGCGCCGCGAGCGCGCCCGCGACCGCCGCCACCGCCGCCGCAGGAGGCCAACGATGA
- the cysW gene encoding sulfate ABC transporter permease subunit CysW, whose product MSQEATAVLKPPSTAAQARAAKRLDPVSEPRAVRWLLTGIALAFLAFFLVVPLAAVFFEALRKGAGFYLESLADPDAWSAIKLTLTVAAIAVPLNLVFGVCASWAIAKFEFRGKALLTTLIDLPFSVSPVISGLIYVLLFGAQGWLGPWLQAHDVQIIFAVPGIVLATIFVTFPFVARELIPLMQAQGSDEEEAARVLGASGWQIFRRVTLPNVKWGMLYGVILCNARAMGEFGAVSVVSGHIRGVTDTMPLHVEILYNEYNFAAAFAVASVLALLALVTLALKLLAERHLAADLAGARDAAPAHAGPAVTSSNS is encoded by the coding sequence ATGAGCCAGGAGGCCACCGCCGTGCTGAAACCCCCGTCCACCGCCGCGCAGGCGCGCGCCGCGAAGCGGCTCGACCCGGTCAGCGAGCCGCGCGCCGTGCGCTGGCTGCTCACCGGCATCGCGCTCGCGTTCCTCGCGTTCTTCCTCGTCGTGCCGCTCGCGGCCGTGTTCTTCGAGGCGCTGAGAAAGGGCGCCGGCTTCTATCTCGAGTCGCTCGCCGATCCGGACGCATGGTCGGCGATCAAGCTGACGCTGACCGTCGCGGCGATCGCCGTGCCGCTCAACCTCGTATTCGGCGTGTGCGCGTCGTGGGCGATCGCGAAGTTCGAATTCCGCGGCAAGGCGCTGCTGACGACGCTGATCGACCTGCCGTTCTCGGTGTCGCCGGTGATCTCGGGCCTCATCTACGTGCTGCTGTTCGGCGCGCAGGGCTGGCTCGGGCCGTGGCTGCAGGCGCACGACGTGCAGATCATCTTCGCGGTGCCCGGCATCGTGCTCGCGACGATCTTCGTCACGTTCCCGTTCGTCGCGCGCGAGCTGATTCCGCTGATGCAGGCGCAGGGCAGCGACGAGGAGGAGGCCGCGCGCGTGCTCGGCGCGTCGGGCTGGCAGATCTTCCGCCGCGTGACGCTGCCGAACGTGAAGTGGGGCATGCTGTACGGCGTGATCCTGTGCAACGCGCGCGCGATGGGCGAGTTCGGCGCGGTGTCGGTCGTGTCCGGACACATCCGCGGCGTGACCGACACGATGCCGCTGCACGTCGAGATCCTGTACAACGAGTACAACTTCGCGGCCGCATTCGCGGTGGCGTCGGTGCTCGCGCTGCTCGCGCTCGTCACGCTCGCGCTGAAGCTGCTCGCGGAGCGCCATCTCGCGGCCGATCTGGCCGGCGCGCGCGACGCGGCTCCCGCGCATGCCGGCCCCGCCGTCACTTCGTCGAATTCGTAA
- a CDS encoding ABC transporter permease, with product MDVRNYSASATPAPPRESRFAIAMPANATNWAAVWRRNYLVWRKLAMASMIGNLADPMIYLFGLGFGLGLMVGRVDGVSYIAFLAAGTVGSSVMMSASFESMYSGFSRMHVQRTWEAIMHTPLVLGDIVLGEIVWAASKAMLSGSAIMIVAGLLGYASFPSMLAALPVIALAGLAFASAAMVVTALAPSYDFFMFYQTLVLTPMLLLSGVFFPLTQLPEIAQHAAHALPLAHAVELIRPAMLGRPASHVGLHVAVLAAYAIGSFLLSARLFRRRMMR from the coding sequence ATGGACGTACGCAACTATTCCGCCTCCGCCACGCCCGCGCCGCCGCGCGAATCGCGCTTTGCGATCGCGATGCCGGCGAACGCGACCAACTGGGCCGCCGTGTGGCGCCGCAACTATCTCGTGTGGCGCAAGCTCGCGATGGCTTCGATGATCGGCAATCTGGCGGATCCGATGATCTACCTGTTCGGGCTCGGGTTCGGGCTGGGACTGATGGTCGGCCGCGTCGACGGCGTGTCGTACATCGCGTTCCTCGCGGCGGGCACGGTCGGGTCGAGCGTGATGATGTCCGCGAGCTTCGAGTCGATGTATTCGGGCTTCTCGCGGATGCACGTGCAGCGCACCTGGGAAGCGATCATGCACACGCCGCTCGTGCTTGGCGACATCGTGCTCGGCGAGATCGTCTGGGCGGCCAGCAAGGCGATGCTGTCGGGTTCCGCGATCATGATCGTCGCGGGCCTGCTCGGCTATGCGAGCTTTCCGTCGATGCTCGCCGCGCTGCCGGTGATCGCGCTCGCCGGCCTGGCGTTCGCGAGCGCCGCGATGGTCGTCACCGCGCTCGCGCCGTCATACGATTTCTTCATGTTTTATCAGACGCTCGTGCTGACGCCGATGCTGCTGCTGTCCGGCGTGTTCTTCCCGCTCACGCAGTTGCCGGAGATCGCGCAGCACGCGGCGCATGCGCTGCCGCTCGCGCACGCGGTCGAACTGATCCGGCCCGCGATGCTCGGCCGGCCCGCGTCGCACGTCGGCCTGCACGTGGCGGTGCTGGCCGCCTATGCGATCGGCAGCTTCCTGCTGTCCGCGCGGCTGTTCCGGCGCCGGATGATGCGCTGA
- the lexA gene encoding transcriptional repressor LexA has product MTKLTARQQQVFDLIRRAIERSGFPPTRAEIAAELGFSSPNAAEEHLRALARKGVIELAAGASRGIRLLGGDDAPHQFTLPHAALMQLSLPLVGRVAAGSPILAQEHISQHFACDPALFSSKPDYLLKVRGLSMRDAGILDGDLLAVQKRTEAKDGQIIVARLGDDVTVKRLKRRPGGLELIAENPDYENIFVKAGSAEFALEGIAVGLIRSGEF; this is encoded by the coding sequence ATGACCAAACTCACCGCACGCCAGCAGCAAGTGTTCGACTTGATCCGCCGCGCGATCGAGCGCTCCGGCTTCCCGCCCACCCGCGCCGAGATCGCGGCCGAACTGGGATTCAGTTCGCCCAATGCAGCCGAGGAGCACCTGCGCGCGCTGGCGCGCAAGGGCGTGATCGAACTGGCGGCCGGCGCGTCGCGCGGCATCCGCCTGCTCGGCGGCGACGACGCGCCGCACCAGTTCACGCTGCCGCACGCGGCCCTGATGCAGCTGTCGCTGCCGCTCGTCGGCCGGGTCGCGGCAGGTAGCCCGATCCTCGCGCAGGAGCACATCTCGCAGCACTTCGCGTGCGATCCCGCGCTGTTCTCCAGCAAGCCGGACTACCTGCTGAAGGTCCGCGGCCTGTCGATGCGCGACGCCGGCATCCTCGACGGCGACCTGCTCGCCGTGCAGAAGCGCACGGAAGCGAAGGACGGCCAGATCATCGTCGCGCGTCTGGGCGACGATGTCACCGTCAAGCGCCTGAAGCGCCGGCCCGGCGGCCTCGAGCTGATCGCGGAGAACCCTGATTACGAAAACATCTTCGTCAAGGCCGGCAGCGCGGAATTCGCGCTGGAAGGCATCGCCGTCGGGCTGATTCGCTCGGGCGAATTCTGA
- a CDS encoding DUF2939 domain-containing protein: protein MNYAPGRPRRLKPLLIVVLAAVVIAAIGCAYASPYVALGRLKSAIDARDAQAVSEYVDFPSLRISLKQQVTDELMRRIDAKRQNNPFAAIGALIGSALIGPLVDAYATPEGVAALMSGIPPRGSPGERPPEWAGSPSRSPSGTAPASAPAVPPSSAGSPASVPAAASGATSVPVPAPAPAGASDPGRTQQTSAGYRNIDEFVVTYQRNADGTRYAAILHRVGLFSWKLSAIDLHG from the coding sequence GTGAATTACGCACCGGGCCGCCCCAGGCGGCTCAAACCCCTGTTGATCGTCGTGCTGGCCGCCGTCGTCATCGCGGCGATCGGCTGCGCGTATGCGTCGCCCTACGTCGCGCTCGGCCGCCTGAAATCGGCGATCGATGCGCGCGATGCGCAGGCGGTCAGCGAGTATGTGGATTTCCCGTCGCTGCGCATCAGCCTGAAGCAGCAGGTCACCGACGAGTTGATGCGCCGGATCGACGCCAAACGGCAGAACAATCCGTTCGCCGCGATCGGCGCGTTGATCGGTTCAGCGTTGATCGGGCCGCTGGTTGACGCCTACGCGACCCCGGAAGGCGTTGCGGCGCTGATGAGCGGCATCCCGCCGCGCGGTAGTCCCGGCGAACGGCCTCCCGAATGGGCCGGCTCGCCGTCGAGGTCGCCGTCAGGCACCGCGCCAGCCAGCGCGCCGGCTGTGCCACCGTCGAGCGCCGGCAGTCCAGCGAGCGTGCCGGCAGCCGCCAGCGGCGCCACCTCGGTCCCGGTGCCAGCTCCCGCCCCAGCCGGCGCGAGCGATCCCGGTCGGACACAGCAAACGAGCGCGGGCTACCGGAACATCGACGAATTCGTCGTGACGTACCAGCGCAACGCGGATGGGACGCGCTACGCGGCGATTCTCCACCGCGTCGGGCTGTTTTCGTGGAAGCTGTCCGCGATCGACCTGCACGGCTGA